In Stutzerimonas stutzeri, a genomic segment contains:
- the rsxC gene encoding electron transport complex subunit RsxC translates to MTSLNVWDIHGGIHPPERKELSNRMSIQQPPLPARLVVPLAQHLGAPAEPCVALGEHVLKGQKIAEATGFVSAPVHAPTSGTISFIGPQPYPHVSGMLSAAIVIDSDGRDEWIELEPQTAYKAIQPSGLLELIRQAGISGLGGAGFPTGVKLTTPPSQHIHTLIINGTECEPYITADDLLMREKAAELVAGIEIIAHLIQPEQVLIGIEDNKPEAIEAVRAAVGERSYVVKVFPTKYPSGGEKQLIQILTGEEVPSGGLPADIGMLCQNVGTCVAVHDAVLLGKPLISRITTLTGEALTRPMNVEVLIGTPVTDLLAFAGLEQNRLNRLIMGGPMMGFTLPSMDVPLIKTTNCLLASTLEELPPPPPALPCIRCGECAEACPASLLPQQLHFFALGQEHEQLKAYNLFDCIECGACAYVCPSSIPLVQYYRAAKGEIRTLEQKQQKAEHSKQRFELRQERLRRAEEQKEADRKARAERAARAKAVQAETSATASQDDPVARVQATKAGLSDEQKKLKIEASMAQVALKKAEKQLAAHATPELESQVAELRQAASAAQKAMDDAILAAPPLPVAPVPASDEAAKKAKIEAAMLRAQIRKLEKLETLDTDQQSELTTLQGQLAKAEQTLAAAQLSASATAPAKPVDDDTLKKAKIEAAMLRAQIRKLEKLETLDADQQSELSKLQSQLATAEQAFAAAQQSAPATAPAKAADDEALKKTKIEAAMLRAQIRKLEKLQTLDTDQQSELSKLQSQLATAEQALAAAQQSAPAAAPTKPASDDVLKKAKIELAMKRAELKKAEKSGAEEAELSRLRDGLASAEQALHDAEANSGKPAPELVRTEKRPVDEQARALKTEVAFARADLRKLERDEASEASAIEAAQVRLSEAERKLQEYTDSLGVDTPQA, encoded by the coding sequence ATGACTTCGCTGAACGTCTGGGATATCCATGGCGGCATTCACCCGCCGGAGCGTAAAGAGCTGTCCAACCGCATGTCGATCCAGCAGCCACCGCTGCCCGCTCGGCTGGTGGTGCCGCTCGCCCAGCATCTCGGCGCCCCGGCCGAACCCTGCGTCGCCTTGGGCGAGCACGTGCTCAAGGGACAGAAAATTGCCGAGGCCACGGGCTTCGTCAGCGCGCCGGTACACGCGCCTACGTCGGGCACCATCAGTTTCATCGGTCCTCAGCCCTACCCTCACGTGTCGGGCATGCTCAGCGCAGCCATCGTCATCGACAGCGATGGGCGAGACGAGTGGATCGAACTGGAGCCGCAAACGGCCTACAAGGCCATCCAGCCAAGCGGGCTGCTGGAGCTGATTCGCCAGGCTGGCATCAGCGGCCTCGGTGGCGCGGGCTTTCCCACTGGCGTCAAGCTGACGACCCCACCCAGTCAGCACATTCACACGTTGATCATCAACGGGACCGAATGCGAGCCCTATATCACCGCCGACGACCTGCTGATGCGTGAGAAAGCCGCGGAGCTGGTCGCCGGCATCGAAATAATCGCGCACCTGATCCAGCCGGAGCAGGTGCTGATCGGCATCGAAGACAACAAGCCCGAGGCCATCGAAGCCGTGCGCGCGGCCGTTGGTGAGCGTAGCTATGTGGTAAAGGTGTTTCCGACCAAGTACCCCTCCGGGGGCGAAAAGCAGCTAATACAGATACTCACTGGTGAAGAAGTCCCCAGTGGCGGGTTGCCGGCGGATATCGGCATGCTCTGCCAGAACGTCGGCACCTGCGTGGCCGTTCATGATGCGGTGCTGCTGGGCAAGCCGCTCATCTCACGTATCACCACGCTGACTGGCGAAGCGCTGACGCGGCCCATGAATGTCGAGGTGCTGATCGGCACCCCGGTGACCGACCTGCTGGCCTTTGCCGGTCTGGAGCAGAACCGACTCAACCGCTTGATCATGGGCGGGCCGATGATGGGCTTCACTCTGCCATCGATGGATGTCCCGCTGATCAAGACCACCAACTGCCTGCTCGCCAGTACTCTGGAAGAACTGCCACCGCCTCCGCCGGCGCTGCCGTGCATTCGCTGTGGCGAGTGTGCAGAGGCTTGCCCGGCCAGCCTGTTGCCGCAACAGCTGCATTTCTTCGCGCTGGGCCAGGAGCATGAACAGCTCAAGGCCTATAACCTGTTCGACTGCATCGAGTGTGGCGCCTGCGCCTATGTCTGCCCCTCGAGCATTCCCTTGGTGCAGTACTACCGCGCCGCCAAGGGTGAAATCCGCACGCTGGAGCAGAAACAACAAAAGGCCGAACACTCCAAGCAACGCTTTGAACTTCGCCAGGAGCGCTTGCGACGCGCTGAAGAACAGAAGGAGGCTGACCGCAAGGCACGCGCCGAGCGGGCCGCCCGAGCCAAAGCCGTGCAGGCCGAAACCAGCGCGACCGCCAGCCAGGACGATCCAGTCGCGCGCGTTCAGGCGACCAAAGCCGGGCTGTCCGATGAGCAGAAGAAGCTCAAAATCGAAGCGAGCATGGCCCAGGTTGCCCTGAAGAAGGCCGAGAAGCAGCTTGCCGCTCACGCAACGCCGGAGCTTGAATCCCAGGTCGCCGAATTGCGCCAGGCCGCATCTGCGGCGCAAAAGGCAATGGACGACGCAATCCTCGCCGCTCCGCCGTTGCCAGTTGCGCCAGTGCCAGCCTCCGATGAAGCCGCCAAAAAAGCCAAGATCGAAGCGGCCATGCTGCGGGCACAGATTCGCAAGCTGGAAAAACTCGAAACGCTGGACACGGACCAACAGAGCGAACTGACCACGCTACAGGGGCAGTTGGCGAAGGCCGAACAAACCCTCGCCGCTGCACAGCTAAGTGCATCTGCCACCGCTCCAGCCAAACCAGTCGATGACGATACGCTGAAGAAAGCCAAGATCGAAGCCGCCATGCTCCGTGCTCAGATCCGCAAGCTGGAAAAACTCGAAACGCTGGACGCGGACCAGCAGAGCGAACTGAGCAAACTTCAGAGCCAACTGGCCACGGCCGAGCAGGCCTTCGCGGCCGCGCAGCAGAGCGCACCTGCCACCGCTCCGGCCAAAGCGGCCGACGACGAAGCCCTGAAGAAAACCAAGATCGAAGCGGCCATGCTGCGCGCGCAGATTCGCAAGCTGGAAAAACTCCAAACGCTGGATACAGACCAACAGAGCGAACTGAGCAAACTTCAGAGCCAACTGGCCACGGCCGAGCAGGCCCTCGCCGCGGCGCAGCAGAGCGCACCTGCCGCTGCCCCAACCAAACCGGCCAGCGACGATGTCTTGAAGAAAGCCAAAATCGAACTGGCGATGAAGCGAGCCGAGCTGAAGAAGGCCGAAAAGAGTGGCGCCGAGGAGGCGGAACTGAGCAGGCTCCGTGATGGCTTGGCCAGCGCCGAGCAAGCACTGCATGACGCCGAGGCGAATTCGGGAAAGCCCGCACCAGAACTGGTTCGCACCGAGAAACGCCCGGTGGACGAGCAGGCCCGCGCGCTAAAGACCGAAGTGGCCTTCGCCCGTGCCGACCTACGTAAGCTGGAGCGCGACGAGGCCAGCGAAGCCAGCGCGATCGAGGCCGCCCAGGTTCGCCTGAGCGAAGCTGAACGCAAGCTGCAGGAATATACCGATTCGTTAGGAGTGGACACGCCTCAGGCATGA
- the rsxA gene encoding electron transport complex subunit RsxA, with amino-acid sequence MTELALIMVSAILVNNFVLVQFLGLCPFMGVSKKIETAIGLSLATTFVLTLAAMCSYIVQQYVLKPLDLEFLRTISFILVIAVVVQFTEMVVNKTSPLLYRVLGIFLPLITTNCIVLGVALLNANKTEFTFITATANGFAAGLGFSLVLVLFAAMRERIAIADVPRSFQGAAIGMITAGLMSLAFMGFSGLIKL; translated from the coding sequence ATGACCGAACTCGCCCTGATCATGGTTAGCGCCATCCTGGTCAATAATTTCGTGCTGGTGCAGTTCCTGGGTCTATGCCCGTTCATGGGCGTTTCGAAAAAAATCGAAACCGCCATCGGCCTATCCCTGGCCACGACCTTCGTCCTGACCCTGGCAGCGATGTGCAGCTACATCGTTCAGCAGTACGTGTTGAAACCGCTGGATCTCGAATTTCTACGTACTATCAGTTTTATCCTGGTGATCGCCGTGGTGGTGCAGTTCACCGAAATGGTGGTGAACAAGACCAGTCCCCTGCTGTACCGCGTCCTAGGGATTTTCCTGCCGTTGATCACCACCAATTGCATCGTCCTCGGCGTCGCGCTGCTCAATGCCAACAAAACAGAGTTCACCTTCATTACCGCTACGGCGAACGGTTTTGCCGCCGGCCTGGGCTTCTCGCTGGTATTGGTGCTGTTTGCCGCCATGCGTGAGCGCATCGCCATTGCCGACGTCCCAAGGTCTTTCCAGGGCGCTGCCATCGGCATGATCACGGCCGGATTGATGTCGCTGGCGTTCATGGGCTTCAGTGGGTTGATCAAGCTATGA
- a CDS encoding electron transport complex subunit E — MSNPSYRELSANGLWKNNPALVQLLGLCPLLGVSNSVVNALGLGLATALVLVCSNIGVSLVRGVVNTAVRLPAFVMIIAALTTCIELLMQAYTYELYQILGIFIPLITTNCVILGRADGFAAKHNPLIAAFDGLAMGLGFALVLVVLGGLRELFGTGALFANMHLLFGPIATDWQLTLFSDYKGFLLAILPPGAFIVLGLLIALKNRIDQQLAERAKTRQPIEPVQSRRVRVTGVIE; from the coding sequence ATGAGCAATCCCAGCTATCGCGAACTCAGCGCCAACGGCCTGTGGAAAAACAACCCGGCGCTGGTTCAGCTGCTAGGCCTTTGCCCACTGCTCGGGGTGAGCAACTCAGTGGTCAACGCCCTGGGTCTGGGCCTCGCAACCGCACTCGTACTGGTCTGTTCGAACATAGGCGTGTCGCTGGTGCGCGGCGTGGTCAACACGGCAGTCCGCCTGCCGGCCTTCGTGATGATCATCGCCGCGCTGACGACCTGCATCGAGCTGTTGATGCAGGCCTATACCTATGAGCTGTATCAGATACTCGGCATCTTCATCCCGCTGATCACCACCAACTGCGTGATCCTCGGTCGCGCCGATGGTTTCGCGGCCAAACACAACCCGCTGATCGCCGCCTTCGATGGTCTCGCCATGGGACTGGGTTTCGCCCTGGTGCTGGTAGTGCTGGGAGGCCTGCGCGAGCTGTTCGGGACGGGCGCGCTATTTGCCAACATGCACCTCTTGTTCGGCCCGATCGCCACCGACTGGCAACTCACGCTTTTCAGCGACTACAAAGGTTTTCTACTGGCAATCCTGCCACCTGGCGCATTCATCGTGCTCGGCCTGCTGATCGCGTTGAAGAACCGCATCGACCAGCAACTGGCCGAGCGCGCCAAGACCAGGCAGCCAATAGAACCAGTGCAGAGCCGTCGTGTCCGTGTCACTGGGGTAATCGAATGA
- a CDS encoding RnfABCDGE type electron transport complex subunit D, whose protein sequence is MALPRITSPHTKGNNRTQRVMLLVLAATLPGVIVLTWLYGAGTLINLAWASVAALGCEALILKLRQRPVQFFLRDGSALVTAVLLTLALPPYSPWWLTLIATGSAIAFGKQLYGGLGQNPFNPAMIGYVVVLVSFPVEMTTWPVPHSVGLGAGLQQILGIASLPDGWSQATALDVLKVNKSLTVEELWANPAFGHFGGIGSEVVNLAFLAGGLFLLHKRLFSWHAPAGMLAALTLMSLLFWNGSGSDSHGSPLFHLLSGATMLGAFFIVTDPVSGATSNQGRLIFGAGVGVLVYIIRAWGGYPDAVAFAVLLMNLTAPTIDYYTRPRTYGHRKAERGFKLGE, encoded by the coding sequence ATGGCCCTGCCCCGCATTACTTCACCGCACACCAAGGGTAACAACCGCACCCAACGGGTCATGTTGCTGGTGCTGGCCGCCACGCTGCCCGGCGTGATCGTACTGACTTGGCTGTATGGCGCCGGCACGCTGATCAACCTGGCCTGGGCCAGTGTCGCCGCGCTTGGCTGTGAGGCGCTGATTCTCAAACTGCGGCAACGTCCGGTGCAATTCTTTCTGCGCGACGGTAGCGCGCTGGTCACTGCCGTGCTGCTGACGCTGGCGCTCCCGCCCTACTCACCCTGGTGGCTAACGCTGATTGCCACGGGCAGCGCCATCGCCTTCGGCAAACAGCTCTACGGCGGACTCGGCCAGAACCCTTTCAACCCGGCGATGATTGGCTACGTGGTGGTGCTCGTCTCGTTCCCGGTGGAAATGACCACTTGGCCGGTGCCACACAGCGTTGGCCTGGGTGCCGGACTGCAGCAGATCCTCGGCATCGCCTCGCTGCCCGATGGCTGGTCCCAGGCCACGGCCCTCGACGTGCTCAAGGTCAACAAGAGCCTGACGGTCGAGGAACTTTGGGCGAACCCTGCCTTCGGCCATTTCGGCGGCATCGGTTCGGAAGTGGTCAATCTGGCATTCCTGGCTGGCGGCCTGTTCCTTCTGCACAAGCGCCTGTTCAGCTGGCATGCGCCGGCGGGCATGCTCGCCGCGCTCACGCTGATGAGCCTGCTGTTCTGGAACGGTTCGGGCTCCGACAGCCACGGCTCGCCGCTGTTTCATCTGCTCAGCGGCGCCACCATGCTCGGTGCGTTCTTCATCGTCACGGATCCGGTGAGCGGTGCCACCAGCAATCAAGGCAGGCTGATCTTCGGTGCCGGGGTTGGCGTCCTGGTCTACATCATCCGCGCCTGGGGCGGTTATCCGGACGCCGTGGCGTTCGCCGTGCTGCTGATGAACTTGACCGCCCCCACCATCGACTACTACACCCGCCCGCGCACCTACGGCCACCGCAAGGCCGAGCGCGGCTTCAAGCTGGGCGAATGA
- the rsxB gene encoding electron transport complex subunit RsxB, which yields MSLVVIAVLSLLALCLVCGAILGFAAVRFRVEGDPIAEQINALLPQTQCGQCGYPGCKPYAEAIAGGDKINKCPPGGESTIQALADLLDVEPEPLDAVEGEVPPRVAYIREAECIGCTKCIQACPVDAIVGAAKQMHTVIVSECTGCDLCVEPCPVDCIDMIEVGSNLQSWKWDQPLTPGQLIASDREQAA from the coding sequence ATGAGTCTGGTTGTGATTGCCGTGCTCTCGCTCCTGGCGCTGTGCCTGGTGTGCGGAGCGATCCTCGGATTCGCCGCGGTGCGTTTTCGCGTGGAAGGGGACCCGATCGCCGAACAGATCAATGCGCTGCTGCCGCAGACACAATGCGGCCAGTGCGGCTACCCGGGCTGCAAGCCCTACGCCGAGGCGATCGCTGGCGGCGACAAGATCAACAAGTGCCCACCGGGCGGCGAGTCGACCATCCAGGCCCTGGCCGACCTGCTCGACGTCGAACCCGAGCCACTGGACGCCGTCGAGGGCGAAGTCCCACCCCGCGTTGCCTATATCCGCGAGGCCGAGTGCATCGGTTGCACCAAGTGCATTCAGGCCTGCCCGGTCGATGCCATTGTCGGCGCGGCGAAGCAGATGCACACGGTCATCGTTTCCGAGTGCACCGGCTGCGACCTCTGCGTAGAGCCCTGCCCGGTGGACTGTATCGACATGATCGAAGTCGGCAGCAACCTGCAAAGCTGGAAGTGGGACCAACCGCTGACGCCAGGCCAACTGATCGCCAGTGACCGGGAGCAGGCCGCATGA
- the rsxG gene encoding electron transport complex subunit RsxG: protein MILPELSRSMLKNSLVLGLFAVVTVGAVTLLQQFTAERIQASERAAQLNALNEILPRDSYDNPLLDSSIEVHDPLLGTRKPLAAYIARKDGKPSAVILQAIAPDGYSGAIQLLVGVQADGRIAGVRVVGHRETPGLGDKIELAKSPWIRSFDNRSLTAPDESGWAVKKDRGEFDQFAGATITPRAVVGAVHRALRYFDAHKAELLQANGSPAVSGEALDDHVEPADVTTHSRAGTAATRDELRIDEPQPAQKGQTP from the coding sequence ATGATCCTTCCTGAACTCAGCCGCTCGATGCTCAAGAACAGCCTGGTGCTGGGCCTGTTTGCCGTGGTGACGGTAGGCGCCGTGACTTTGCTGCAGCAATTCACTGCCGAACGCATTCAGGCATCCGAACGTGCCGCGCAGCTAAACGCCCTGAACGAAATTCTGCCCCGCGACAGTTACGACAACCCATTGCTCGACAGCAGCATCGAGGTACACGATCCGCTGCTCGGTACTCGCAAACCGCTGGCGGCTTATATCGCGCGCAAAGATGGCAAGCCCAGCGCGGTGATTCTCCAGGCCATCGCACCTGACGGCTACAGTGGTGCGATACAACTGCTCGTCGGTGTGCAGGCGGATGGTCGAATCGCCGGTGTACGGGTGGTTGGCCATCGCGAGACGCCTGGCCTGGGCGACAAGATCGAACTGGCCAAGAGCCCCTGGATCCGCAGTTTCGACAACCGCTCACTGACCGCCCCCGACGAATCAGGCTGGGCCGTGAAAAAGGATCGCGGCGAGTTCGATCAGTTCGCCGGCGCCACCATCACCCCGCGCGCCGTGGTCGGCGCGGTGCATCGTGCCTTGCGGTACTTCGATGCGCACAAGGCCGAGTTGCTCCAGGCCAACGGCAGTCCGGCAGTGTCCGGAGAGGCGCTGGACGACCATGTCGAACCGGCGGACGTGACCACGCATTCGCGCGCGGGCACCGCAGCCACCCGCGACGAACTGCGAATCGACGAGCCGCAGCCCGCACAGAAAGGTCAGACACCATGA